The Paenarthrobacter aurescens region CGGTAAGCCGCTGGTGATCGCGATCGACGGCCCTTCGGGGTCCGGCAAGTCCAGCGTCAGCAAAGAAGTCGCCCGGCGCTTGAAGCTGGCGTACCTGGATACCGGTGCGATGTACCGTGCCCTGACCTGGTTCTGCCTTAAAACCGGCGTTGACCTGCAGGACGGCGCCGCGGTGGAACAGGCTTCCAAGATCATGCCGTTGGAGATCAGTACCACTACCGCAACGGAATATGTGGCGGTTGACGGCACAGACATCACGGACGAGATCCGTGATCCGCTGATCTCCTCGTCCGTCAGTGCTGTTGCCACGACTCTCGGTGCCCGCACTGAGTTGATTCGCCGCCAGCGTGAGCTGATTGATCAGCACCACCGCCGCATGGTGGTGGAAGGGCGCGACATCACCACCGTCGTCGTCCCTAACGCCGAGGTCCGCATG contains the following coding sequences:
- the cmk gene encoding (d)CMP kinase; this encodes MTREFFGPETVARPGKPLVIAIDGPSGSGKSSVSKEVARRLKLAYLDTGAMYRALTWFCLKTGVDLQDGAAVEQASKIMPLEISTTTATEYVAVDGTDITDEIRDPLISSSVSAVATTLGARTELIRRQRELIDQHHRRMVVEGRDITTVVVPNAEVRMLLTASEEARLRRRGIQLGGTQTKEQLNAQVIQRDAKDSTVVNFTQAADGVVTLDSSDLNFEETVETALAIVSKVIYGD